The following DNA comes from Paraburkholderia phytofirmans PsJN.
CGCTGATGCCGCGACTCATTAGCCGATTCATCGACGAGCACGCGGGCATCTCGTTTCGCACGGTGGAAGCGCATCAGGACGGCCTCTTGCGCGGCCTGCACGACGGCTCGCTCGACATTGCCCTCACCTACAGCCTCGACCTGACTGAAGACATCGCGTTCACGCCGCTGCTCTCGCTGCCGCCTTATGCGATCCTGCCGAGAACGCATCGTCTGGCACGCGCGCGCAAGGTATCGCTCGCGGACCTCCTGCCCGAGCCGTACGTGATGCTCGACCTGCCGCACAGCCGCGAGTACTTCGCCGCACTCTTCGACGCGGTAGGCAGCCGCCCCGTGCCCGCCTTCCGTTCCTCGCAGCCGGAGGTCGTGCGCGGCATGGTGGCCAACGGTCTCGGCTATAGCCTGCTGAACTTTCCGCTCAAATCGAATCGCACCGTGGATGGCGAAGAGTTCGTCATTAAGCGTTTCAAAGACAACGTCAATGCAACGATGCTCGGCATCGCACAATCGCGCACCATGAAGCCGCGCCAGGTGGTGCATCGCTTCGCGTCGTTCTGTGAGACCTATATCCAGAGGCTGCATTTCGACGCATGATGAGAAAGGCGCGATTGTCTGCGCCAAGCGCGCACACGCTGCATAGGCAAAAGCTTTGCTTTGTATCTGAAAACAATATTTTGGCTTGCAATTTGGCTTGATAGATTGGTGTCCATGTTGAGCGCCACGCCGTACAAGCCTCGCGTTGACGCGCTCTCACCGTGACGAATCAAGGGGGACACCATGGCCAGCCCGGCAAGCACGATCGCAGTGCAAGCACTTGTCGACGAACTGCAAGCGGGTTGTGAACGGCCATTCGGCGATGCGCATGCGATGCCGCCCGGTGTCTACACATCGCCCGAATTCCTCACACTGGAAGAGCGCGGCATATTCGAGCGTGAATGGCAATGCGTCGGCCGCGCCAGTGCGCTCAAGGTGCCTGGCGATTACATGACGGCGCGCATCGGCGCGCAACCTGTCGTCGTATTGCGCGACGAACAGATGCAACTCAAGGCGATGTCGAACGTGTGCCTGCATCGCATGTCGGTGCTGCTCGAAGGACGCGGCAACGTGCGTCGAATCGTCTGCCCCTATCACGCCTGGAACTATTCGCTGGACGGCGCGCTGCAAGGCGCACCACTCATGGATCGGCAGGAGAGCTTCTGCAAGGAAAGCTATCGGTTGCCCAACGTGCGCTGTGAAGAATGGCAAGGCTGGATCTACGTGACGCTCGACGAACACGCGCCGCCCGTTCGCACGCAGCTCGCCGAACTGAGCGCGCTGATCGGCGCATACGGCATGTCGGACTACGTCGAGACCTTCCATGAAGAGCACGTGTGGAACACGAACTGGAAGATCCTCGCGGAAAACTTCATGGAAAGCTATCACCTGCCCATGCTGCATCGCGCGACGGTAGGACCGCATTCGCGGCTCGAAGAAATGGAATGCCCGCCCGGCTATCCCGCCTTCAATTACCACTGGATCACCAAGGAAGCGTCCTTGCCCATCGGCAACGCGCATCCGGAGAACACGCGCCTCGCGGGACACTGGCGCAAGACTACGGCGCTGCTCGCGATCTACCCCACGCATCTCGTCACGCTCACGCCGGGTTACTTCTGGTATCTCGTGCTGCAGCCGCAAGGCGTGGAGCACGTGCATATCCGCTTCGGCGGCGGCCTTGCACCGGAGTTCATCGCCGATCCCGAGGCCAACGCCCATATGACGACGCTGAAGAAGCTGCTCGACGAAGTGAACGCCGAAGACAAACGTGGCGTGGAAGCCGTGTTTCGCGGCGTGCATGCGCCGCTCGCAAAGCCCGGTCACCTGAGCCCGCTCGAGCGTCCCAACTATGACTTCGCGCGCTATATCGCCGGCAAGATCGGCGCGGCGCAGACCGGCACGCATTGATTACGACGCACCATCGACAGGACGCTACACGATGTCAAACCCTTCCTTCATTTCGTTCTCGGGCGTGAGCAAATCGTACGACGGCGCCCAATACGTCGTCGACGACTTGAACCTCGACGTGCGCAAGGGAGAATTCCTGTCGCTGCTCGGCCCGTCCGGCTCCGGCAAAACGACCACGCTCATGATGCTCGCCGGATTCGAATCGCCCACGCACGGCGAGATTCGCCTCGACGGCCGCCGGCTCGACGACAAACCGCCGCATCAGCGTGACATCGGCATGGTGTTTCAGAACTACGCGCTCTTTCCACATTTGACAATTGCGGAGAACGTAGCGTTTCCGCTTTCCGTGCGGCGCGTGAGCCGTGCCGAGCAGAAAAAGCGCGTGCAGCGCGCGCTCGAAATGATCGAACTGCCGCATCTGGCGAACCGGCGTCCCGCGCAACTTTCCGGCGGACAGCAGCAGCGCGTGGCGCTCGCACGCGCGCTCGTGTTCGAGCCGAGCGTCGTGCTGATGGACGAACCGCTCGGCGCACTCGACAAGCGCCTGCGCGAAACCATGCAATACGAAATCATGCGTTTGCATCGCGAGTTGTCGCTCACGATCGTGTACGTGACGCACGATCAGGCCGAAGCGCTGACCATGTCGGACCGCGTCGCCGTTTTTTCCGACGGCCGGATTCAGCAGGCCGCCACACCGACCGAACTGTACGAGAACGCGCAGAACGCCTTCGTCGCGAACTTCGTCGGCGAGAACAACGGCTTGACTGGCCGCGTGGTCAGTGTGGGCGAGGACTGGGCAACGCTCGCGTTGTCGGACGGCAGCGTCATTCGCGGGCGCAGCGAACCCGGCCTGCGCGCGGGCGACGAAGCGATGCTCGCGCTGCGCCCCGAGCGCGCGCATATCCCGAGCGCCGAAGGCACGCAAGCCGACGAACACAGCAACGTGGTGCGCGCACATGTCCAGGAACTGGTGTATTGCGGCGATCATCACCGCGTGCACCTCGCGCTCGGTTCACGCGATTCCTTTGTCGTGAAAGTGCCCAATACGCAGCGCCATGCGCTGCCTTCGCCCGGCAGCGAGATCGAAATCGCATGGCGCCACGACGACTGCAAGATTCTCGCGATGAGCGTGCCGCGCAGCGCGCCCGTGATCCCCGCATCCACCCCGCTCTCACCCTCCATCATCACGACCGCACCTGCAGGAGCCAACTAAAATGCGCACTCTCGTCAAAACACAAAACGTCGCACTCGCAATACTAGCCGCAGCCGCTTTGACCACCGTGACCACCCAGGCAGCGGAGACGCTTTCCGTCGTGACCTTCGGCGGTGCATACGAAGCGGCGGCAAAGAAGGCTTATTTCGAACCGTTCACCCAGGCCACCGGCATCGGCTTCTCGACGGAATCGTATGACGGCGGCCTCGCGAAACTTTCCGCGATGGAGCAGGCGAAGAACACCACGTGGGATCTGATCGACCTCGAAACAAACGACGCGATCACCGCCTGCGACGAAGGCCTCCTGCAGAAGTTCGACAAGAAGACGATCGGCAAGACGAGCGACTTCATTCCCGGCACGATCAGCGATTGCGCGGTGGCGAGCATGGTCTGGTCGACGATCTACGCGTACGACGCGAGCAAGCTCAAGAGCGCCCCGACCACCGTCAACGACTTCTTCGATCTGCAGAAATTCCCGGGCAAGCGCGGCTTGCGCAAATCGCCGAAGGTCACGATGGAATGGGCGCTGATTGCGGATGGCGTCGATCCCAAGGATGTCTACAAAGTACTTGGAACACCTGCCGGCGTGGATCGCGCGTTCAAGAAGCTGGACACGATCAAACCGAACATCGTGTGGTGGGAGTCGGGTGCGCAGGCGCCGCAGTTGCTCGCTGACGGCGCGGTCGTGATGACGCAGGCCTACAACGGCCGCATTTCCGGCGCCGCGAAGAAGGACAACAAGCCGTTCAAGACCGTGTGGGACGCGCAGGTCTACGACTTCGACTGGTGGGCCGTTCCGACGGGCGCGAAGCACGCCGATGCCGCCGCGAAGTTCATCGCCTCCGCTTCGCAGCCGAAGGCGTATGCGGATCTGTCGAAGTACATCGCCTACGCGCCGCCGCGCAAGGACGCGATCGCGCTGATCGACAAGCAGCGCCTCGCCGATCTGCCGACCGCGCCCGACAACTTCAAGCGCGCCTTGCAGATCAACGCGAATTTCTGGGCCGACAACGCGGACCAGATCAACAAGCGCTTCCAGGTGTGGCTGACGCAGTAACACCACCGTCCGACGAGAGCCCGACTTGACTACTCACATGCCCGCTTCGGCCCGCGCCACGGCCCCGGGCTCTCCGACGAGAGCCGACGGCCGCGCGTCGTTTGAAAAGGCGCGCCGCCGCGCATCGGTGCAGGCGCTGCTGCTCGCGCTGCCGCTGATCGTATTTCTGCTGTCGACGTTCATCGCGCCGATCGCGCTCCTGCTCGCGCGCAGCGTACAGAACCACGAAGTGCCCGACAGCATGCCCGCGCTCACGCGTACGCTCGATGCCTGGGACGGGCGCGGCGTTCCGGACGAGCATATGTTCGCCCTGCTCGCCGCCGGACTCAGGGAGGCGCAGCAGAGCGGCCAGCTTGGCACGGTCGCGAGGCGGCTGAACTTCGATCAGGCCGAGTTCCGCAGCCTGCTGATGCGCACCGCGCGCCAGTTGCCCGCCAACGCGCCGCCCGCATGGAAACCGGCGCTCATCGAGCTCGACCCGCGCTGGGATTCACCGGAAATCTGGCGCTTGCTCAAGCGTGCCGCCTCGTCGCCGACACCCGACTATCTGCTCGCGGCCGTCGATGCACATGTGACACCGCAAGGCGCCGTCGCGTTCGTGCCGGACGACGCGTCGATCTACCGGCAGGCGTTCGCGCGCACGATCTCGATCAGCGCCACGGTCACGCTGCTGTGCCTCGTGCTCGGCTATCCGGTCGCGTGGCTGCTCGCGAACCTGCCCGCGAAAAGCAGCAACCGTCTGATGCTATTCGTGATCGTACCGTTCTGGACCTCGCTGCTCGTGCGCACGACCGCATGGTACGTTCTGCTGCAACCAGGCGGCGTCATCAACAGCCTGCTGATGGGTCTCGGTCTCACCACCCATCCACTACCGCTCGTCTTCAACCGCGCGGGCGTGCTCATCGGCATGACGCATGTGCTCCTGCCGTACATGATTCTCG
Coding sequences within:
- a CDS encoding LysR family transcriptional regulator translates to MESHPLRYSLRQLRYFVVTAEVLSFTAAAKRLHISQPSISTALADLEVSFGVQLFIRHHASGLSLTQAGRDLLGQARNLLKFAEELQTTAKEMDGGMTGAITLGCMVSLAPPLMPRLISRFIDEHAGISFRTVEAHQDGLLRGLHDGSLDIALTYSLDLTEDIAFTPLLSLPPYAILPRTHRLARARKVSLADLLPEPYVMLDLPHSREYFAALFDAVGSRPVPAFRSSQPEVVRGMVANGLGYSLLNFPLKSNRTVDGEEFVIKRFKDNVNATMLGIAQSRTMKPRQVVHRFASFCETYIQRLHFDA
- a CDS encoding ABC transporter substrate-binding protein; the encoded protein is MRTLVKTQNVALAILAAAALTTVTTQAAETLSVVTFGGAYEAAAKKAYFEPFTQATGIGFSTESYDGGLAKLSAMEQAKNTTWDLIDLETNDAITACDEGLLQKFDKKTIGKTSDFIPGTISDCAVASMVWSTIYAYDASKLKSAPTTVNDFFDLQKFPGKRGLRKSPKVTMEWALIADGVDPKDVYKVLGTPAGVDRAFKKLDTIKPNIVWWESGAQAPQLLADGAVVMTQAYNGRISGAAKKDNKPFKTVWDAQVYDFDWWAVPTGAKHADAAAKFIASASQPKAYADLSKYIAYAPPRKDAIALIDKQRLADLPTAPDNFKRALQINANFWADNADQINKRFQVWLTQ
- a CDS encoding aromatic ring-hydroxylating oxygenase subunit alpha, whose product is MASPASTIAVQALVDELQAGCERPFGDAHAMPPGVYTSPEFLTLEERGIFEREWQCVGRASALKVPGDYMTARIGAQPVVVLRDEQMQLKAMSNVCLHRMSVLLEGRGNVRRIVCPYHAWNYSLDGALQGAPLMDRQESFCKESYRLPNVRCEEWQGWIYVTLDEHAPPVRTQLAELSALIGAYGMSDYVETFHEEHVWNTNWKILAENFMESYHLPMLHRATVGPHSRLEEMECPPGYPAFNYHWITKEASLPIGNAHPENTRLAGHWRKTTALLAIYPTHLVTLTPGYFWYLVLQPQGVEHVHIRFGGGLAPEFIADPEANAHMTTLKKLLDEVNAEDKRGVEAVFRGVHAPLAKPGHLSPLERPNYDFARYIAGKIGAAQTGTH
- a CDS encoding ABC transporter ATP-binding protein → MSNPSFISFSGVSKSYDGAQYVVDDLNLDVRKGEFLSLLGPSGSGKTTTLMMLAGFESPTHGEIRLDGRRLDDKPPHQRDIGMVFQNYALFPHLTIAENVAFPLSVRRVSRAEQKKRVQRALEMIELPHLANRRPAQLSGGQQQRVALARALVFEPSVVLMDEPLGALDKRLRETMQYEIMRLHRELSLTIVYVTHDQAEALTMSDRVAVFSDGRIQQAATPTELYENAQNAFVANFVGENNGLTGRVVSVGEDWATLALSDGSVIRGRSEPGLRAGDEAMLALRPERAHIPSAEGTQADEHSNVVRAHVQELVYCGDHHRVHLALGSRDSFVVKVPNTQRHALPSPGSEIEIAWRHDDCKILAMSVPRSAPVIPASTPLSPSIITTAPAGAN
- a CDS encoding ABC transporter permease — encoded protein: MPASARATAPGSPTRADGRASFEKARRRASVQALLLALPLIVFLLSTFIAPIALLLARSVQNHEVPDSMPALTRTLDAWDGRGVPDEHMFALLAAGLREAQQSGQLGTVARRLNFDQAEFRSLLMRTARQLPANAPPAWKPALIELDPRWDSPEIWRLLKRAASSPTPDYLLAAVDAHVTPQGAVAFVPDDASIYRQAFARTISISATVTLLCLVLGYPVAWLLANLPAKSSNRLMLFVIVPFWTSLLVRTTAWYVLLQPGGVINSLLMGLGLTTHPLPLVFNRAGVLIGMTHVLLPYMILAIYSVMKSVSPVYVRAAQSLGAHPFTAFVRIYIPQTLPGVGAGCFLVFVLALGYYITPALLGGAGDEMISQLIAIQTNTQLNWGLAGALSAYLVIFTAIFYFLFNRIVGIDRLRFG